One stretch of Clavibacter michiganensis DNA includes these proteins:
- a CDS encoding NAD(P)-dependent alcohol dehydrogenase: MKALQYTRIGSHPEVVEIDKPVPGPGQVLLRVTAAGVCHSDEYVMGLSEEEYRAAGYPLPLTLGHEGAGVVEELGAGVEHLAVGDAVAVYGPWGCGRCHACAEGRENYCENAAAEGIQPPGLGAPGAMAEYMIVDDPRHLVPLGDLDPVANVSLTDAGLTPYHAIKTSLPKLGAGTYAVVIGTGGLGHVGIQILRALSGATVIALDVNDEKLELARHVGAHHTVISDRDAADGIRAITGGRGVQAVFDFVGATPTMATALQVVEPAGDVTIVGIGGGTVEVGFGTVAFDAAVRIPYWGSRSELIEVLDLARSGQVTVETQRYALEDGPDAYAALAAGTVRGRAVIVP, translated from the coding sequence ATGAAGGCGCTCCAGTACACCCGCATCGGATCCCACCCCGAGGTCGTCGAGATCGACAAGCCCGTCCCCGGGCCCGGTCAGGTCCTCCTCCGCGTCACCGCCGCCGGCGTGTGCCACTCGGACGAGTACGTGATGGGCCTCTCGGAGGAGGAGTACCGCGCCGCCGGCTACCCGCTCCCCCTGACGCTCGGCCACGAGGGCGCGGGCGTCGTCGAGGAGCTGGGCGCGGGCGTCGAGCACCTCGCCGTCGGCGACGCGGTCGCGGTCTACGGCCCCTGGGGCTGCGGCCGCTGCCACGCGTGCGCCGAGGGCCGCGAGAACTACTGCGAGAACGCCGCCGCCGAGGGGATCCAGCCTCCCGGGCTCGGCGCGCCCGGCGCCATGGCCGAGTACATGATCGTCGACGACCCGCGCCACCTCGTGCCGCTCGGCGACCTCGACCCCGTGGCCAACGTCTCGCTCACCGACGCCGGCCTCACGCCTTACCACGCGATCAAGACCTCGCTGCCGAAGCTCGGCGCGGGCACCTACGCCGTCGTCATCGGCACGGGCGGGCTGGGGCACGTCGGGATCCAGATCCTCCGCGCCCTCAGCGGCGCCACCGTCATCGCCCTCGACGTGAACGACGAGAAGCTCGAGCTCGCCCGCCACGTCGGCGCGCACCACACGGTGATCAGCGACCGGGACGCCGCCGACGGCATCCGGGCGATCACCGGGGGCCGCGGGGTGCAGGCCGTCTTCGACTTCGTCGGCGCGACGCCCACCATGGCGACGGCCCTCCAGGTGGTCGAGCCGGCCGGCGACGTGACGATCGTCGGCATCGGCGGCGGCACGGTGGAGGTCGGGTTCGGGACCGTCGCCTTCGACGCCGCCGTGCGGATCCCCTACTGGGGCAGCCGCTCTGAGCTGATCGAGGTGCTCGACCTCGCGCGCTCGGGCCAGGTGACCGTCGAGACGCAGCGGTACGCGCTGGAGGACGGCCCGGATGCCTACGCCGCGCTCGCCGCGGGCACCGTCCGGGGGCGCGCGGTGATCGTGCCGTAG
- a CDS encoding DinB family protein, producing MTAAQPSSASAPAPGDAAVRDDLIRHLRLAREALVWKLEGLGEHDVRRPLVPTGSNLLGLVKHAAGVEAGYLGFVFGRPFPEELPWMEEDAPPNADMRATADESRADIVGLSQRVGAHSEATLRALPLDAVGRVPWWPGEVGRVTVQRIAVHLVAELNRHAGHADILRELVDGAVGLRAASGNLPDGDAAFWRAEHAETARVAREAAGLPPVG from the coding sequence ATGACCGCAGCGCAGCCCTCATCCGCATCCGCCCCCGCGCCCGGCGACGCCGCCGTCCGCGACGACCTGATCCGCCATCTCCGTCTCGCGCGCGAGGCCCTCGTCTGGAAGCTCGAGGGCCTCGGCGAGCACGACGTGCGCCGGCCGCTCGTGCCGACGGGATCCAACCTGCTCGGCCTCGTGAAGCACGCGGCGGGCGTCGAGGCGGGCTACCTCGGCTTCGTCTTCGGGCGGCCGTTCCCCGAGGAGCTGCCGTGGATGGAGGAGGACGCGCCGCCGAACGCCGACATGCGCGCGACCGCGGACGAGTCGCGGGCCGACATCGTGGGGCTCTCCCAGCGCGTCGGCGCGCACTCCGAGGCGACGCTGCGGGCGCTGCCGCTCGACGCCGTCGGCCGCGTGCCGTGGTGGCCGGGAGAGGTCGGGCGGGTGACCGTGCAGCGGATCGCCGTGCACCTGGTCGCGGAGCTCAACCGGCACGCGGGGCACGCCGACATCCTGCGGGAGCTGGTCGACGGCGCCGTGGGGCTGCGGGCCGCCAGCGGCAATCTGCCGGACGGCGACGCCGCGTTCTGGCGCGCCGAGCACGCGGAGACCGCGCGCGTCGCGCGCGAGGCGGCGGGGCTGCCGCCGGTCGGCTGA
- a CDS encoding alpha-mannosidase, which translates to MPPTTALAEARVERFVRDRLVPNVHRRRIPLAIEAWDAPGEPVPFAEAVRQDYRPFAVGTPWSRAWGTTWFHITGTVPDDGAADGTALEVLVDLGFSDRQPGFQAEGLVYRPDGSVVKAIEPYNGYVPLVGVGAGTAPGTRIDLWIEAASNPDIGGDSFHGETPLGDPATAGDEPIYRLRTMDLAWRDEAVWELDRDVWTLRGLMGQLDPASPRRAEILAALERVCDAVDPDDVAGTAAAGRRELEQVLAAPAHASAHRVTAVGHAHIDSAWLWPVRETRRKVARTFSNVLALMDEDPDFVFAASSAQQYAWLKEDHPELFERLRQRVAEGRFVPVGGMWVESDTNMPGGEALVRQLVQGKRFFLEEFGIDSREVWLPDSFGYTGALPQIVRGAGAEYFFTQKQSWNETNTMPHHTFLWEGIDGSRVFTHFPPVDSYNSDLSGEDLARAERQHAEKAVSNASIVPFGWGDGGGGPTREMVAAARRTRDLEGSPRVELGTPLSFFDAARAEIRDPHVWSGEMYLEFHRGTYTSQARTKQGNRRSEHLLREAELWLAAAAVRDLVAYPHDELDALWRTVLLLQFHDILPGTSIAWVHQEAEREHARVQGRLRELVAEAQAALAGSGDRRIAFNAAPVEAAGVGALSAAVVDPAPASPAPVADGDGWILDNGLVRARFDADGTVSSLVDAASGRDLVAPGQRLGLLQLFRDTPNQWDAWDIDDAYRRTRTDLGDVEAVRIDGDALVVERAFGASRVTQTWTLPAGEPELQVVTDVDWHERQKLLKLAFPLDVHADRAASEVQFGHVQRVTHANTSWETARFETVAHRWVHVGEPGFGVAVANDATYGHDVTRIPRPDGGSATLVRQSLLRAPVFPDPHADQGRHVLRSAVRVAPDVLDAAHAGYRLNLPVREVAGDHGVAPLVTSSNAAVVIEAVKLAEDRSGDLVVRLYEARGGRESTVVRVDPSLGLGSARRTDLLERPLDSAGEHAAGEAIELTLLPFEIATLRIARR; encoded by the coding sequence ATGCCCCCCACCACCGCGCTCGCCGAGGCCCGCGTCGAGCGGTTCGTCCGCGACCGCCTCGTGCCGAACGTCCACCGCCGCCGGATCCCGCTCGCGATCGAGGCGTGGGACGCGCCGGGCGAGCCCGTGCCGTTCGCCGAGGCGGTGCGGCAGGACTACCGGCCGTTCGCCGTCGGCACGCCGTGGAGCAGGGCGTGGGGCACGACGTGGTTCCACATCACCGGCACCGTGCCGGACGACGGGGCCGCGGACGGCACCGCGCTCGAGGTGCTCGTCGACCTCGGCTTCAGCGACCGGCAGCCGGGCTTCCAGGCCGAGGGCCTCGTCTACCGGCCGGACGGCAGCGTCGTGAAGGCCATCGAGCCGTACAACGGCTACGTGCCGCTCGTGGGCGTCGGTGCCGGCACCGCGCCGGGGACGCGCATCGACCTCTGGATCGAGGCGGCATCGAACCCCGACATCGGCGGCGACTCCTTCCACGGCGAGACGCCGCTCGGCGACCCCGCCACCGCGGGCGACGAGCCCATCTACCGGCTGCGGACGATGGACCTCGCGTGGCGCGACGAGGCCGTCTGGGAGCTCGACCGCGACGTCTGGACGCTGCGGGGGCTCATGGGCCAGCTGGATCCGGCGTCGCCGCGCCGCGCGGAGATCCTCGCGGCGCTCGAGCGCGTGTGCGACGCGGTGGATCCCGACGACGTCGCGGGAACCGCCGCCGCCGGCCGGCGGGAGCTGGAGCAGGTGCTCGCGGCGCCCGCCCACGCCAGCGCGCACCGGGTCACCGCGGTCGGCCACGCCCACATCGACTCCGCATGGCTCTGGCCCGTGCGCGAGACGCGCCGCAAGGTGGCGCGCACCTTCTCCAACGTGCTCGCGCTCATGGACGAGGATCCCGACTTCGTGTTCGCGGCCTCCAGCGCCCAGCAGTACGCGTGGCTGAAGGAGGACCACCCCGAGCTCTTCGAGCGGCTGCGGCAGCGCGTGGCCGAGGGCCGCTTCGTGCCCGTCGGCGGCATGTGGGTCGAGTCGGACACGAACATGCCGGGCGGCGAGGCGCTCGTCCGCCAGCTCGTGCAGGGCAAGCGGTTCTTCCTCGAGGAGTTCGGGATCGACTCCCGCGAGGTGTGGCTGCCCGACTCCTTCGGCTACACGGGCGCGCTGCCGCAGATCGTGCGCGGCGCCGGTGCCGAGTACTTCTTCACGCAGAAGCAGTCGTGGAACGAGACGAACACGATGCCGCACCACACCTTCCTCTGGGAGGGCATCGACGGCAGCCGCGTCTTCACGCACTTCCCGCCGGTGGACTCCTACAACTCCGACCTCTCCGGGGAGGACCTCGCGCGCGCCGAGCGGCAGCACGCGGAGAAGGCCGTGAGCAACGCGTCGATCGTCCCGTTCGGCTGGGGCGACGGCGGCGGCGGGCCGACCCGCGAGATGGTCGCGGCGGCGCGCCGCACGCGCGACCTCGAGGGGTCGCCGCGCGTGGAGCTCGGCACGCCGCTGTCCTTCTTCGACGCCGCGAGGGCCGAGATCCGGGACCCGCACGTGTGGTCGGGCGAGATGTACCTCGAGTTCCACCGCGGCACGTACACGTCGCAGGCGCGCACGAAGCAGGGCAACCGGCGCAGCGAGCACCTGCTGCGGGAGGCGGAGCTGTGGCTCGCGGCGGCCGCGGTGCGCGACCTCGTCGCCTACCCGCACGACGAGCTCGACGCGCTCTGGCGCACGGTGCTGCTGCTGCAGTTCCACGACATCCTGCCGGGCACGTCCATCGCCTGGGTGCACCAGGAGGCCGAGCGCGAGCACGCGCGCGTGCAGGGCCGGCTCCGCGAGCTCGTGGCCGAGGCGCAGGCGGCGCTGGCGGGATCCGGCGACCGGCGCATCGCGTTCAACGCGGCGCCCGTGGAGGCGGCGGGCGTGGGCGCGCTGTCGGCCGCTGTCGTGGATCCGGCCCCCGCCTCCCCTGCACCCGTCGCGGACGGCGACGGATGGATCCTCGACAACGGCCTCGTCCGCGCCAGGTTCGACGCCGACGGCACGGTCTCCTCGCTCGTCGACGCCGCATCCGGCCGCGACCTCGTCGCCCCCGGCCAGCGCCTCGGCCTCCTGCAGCTCTTCCGCGACACCCCGAACCAGTGGGACGCGTGGGACATCGACGACGCCTACCGCCGCACGCGAACCGACCTCGGTGACGTCGAGGCGGTGCGGATCGACGGCGATGCCCTCGTGGTCGAGCGCGCGTTCGGCGCCTCGCGCGTCACGCAGACGTGGACCCTGCCGGCCGGCGAGCCGGAGCTCCAGGTGGTCACCGACGTCGACTGGCACGAACGGCAGAAGCTCCTCAAGCTCGCGTTCCCGCTCGACGTCCACGCCGACCGGGCCGCGTCCGAGGTCCAGTTCGGCCACGTGCAGCGCGTCACGCACGCGAACACGTCGTGGGAGACCGCGCGCTTCGAGACGGTCGCGCATCGCTGGGTGCACGTGGGCGAGCCCGGCTTCGGGGTGGCGGTCGCGAACGACGCGACGTACGGGCACGACGTGACGCGGATCCCCCGCCCCGACGGCGGCAGCGCGACCCTCGTGCGCCAGTCGCTCCTGCGGGCGCCCGTGTTCCCCGACCCGCACGCCGACCAGGGCCGGCACGTGCTGCGCTCCGCGGTGCGCGTGGCGCCGGACGTGCTCGACGCCGCCCACGCGGGCTACCGGCTCAACCTGCCGGTGCGCGAGGTCGCGGGAGACCACGGCGTCGCGCCGCTCGTCACGTCGTCGAACGCGGCCGTCGTGATCGAGGCCGTCAAGCTCGCGGAGGACCGCTCCGGCGACCTCGTCGTGCGGCTCTACGAGGCGCGCGGCGGCCGGGAGTCGACCGTGGTGCGGGTGGATCCGTCGCTCGGCCTGGGCTCCGCCCGCCGCACGGACCTGCTCGAGCGGCCCCTCGACAGCGCCGGCGAGCACGCGGCGGGCGAGGCGATCGAGCTGACGCTGCTGCCGTTCGAGATCGCGACGCTGCGGATCGCGCGCCGCTAG
- a CDS encoding carbohydrate ABC transporter permease → MAVTTTAPAPARAPRAARPPGSRMTSPSGRVMRAVANGVLVLVALCFAVPLVWLLLAAFDPSATLSAKVPAEFTLENFEAVLTPEISFIPLMNSLVLSGGCAVVTVVVAILAAYPLSRYRMRINKPFLYGILFGTCLPITAMMVPVYSLFVTLDLIDSIGGTVFFLAATSLPMAIWMAKNFMDSVPISLEEAAWTDGASMMRTLTHIVVPLMRPGIAVVFIFVFIQAWGNFFVPFILLLSPDKQPAAVSIFAFFGQYGSVAYGQLAAFSLVYSVPVIALYVLVSRTLGGSNALAGAVKG, encoded by the coding sequence ATGGCCGTGACCACGACCGCGCCGGCACCCGCCCGCGCCCCACGCGCAGCCCGCCCGCCGGGATCGCGCATGACCTCGCCGAGCGGCCGCGTCATGCGCGCCGTGGCGAACGGCGTGCTGGTGCTCGTCGCCCTGTGCTTCGCCGTGCCGCTCGTGTGGCTCCTCCTCGCGGCCTTCGACCCGTCGGCCACGCTGTCCGCGAAGGTCCCGGCGGAGTTCACGCTGGAGAACTTCGAGGCCGTGCTCACGCCGGAGATCTCGTTCATCCCGCTCATGAACAGCCTCGTGCTCTCGGGCGGCTGCGCCGTCGTGACGGTGGTCGTCGCGATCCTCGCGGCGTACCCGCTGTCGCGCTACCGGATGCGCATCAACAAGCCGTTCCTCTACGGGATCCTGTTCGGCACGTGCCTGCCCATCACCGCGATGATGGTGCCCGTCTACAGCCTCTTCGTCACGCTCGACCTCATCGACTCGATCGGCGGCACGGTCTTCTTCCTCGCCGCCACGAGCCTGCCGATGGCGATCTGGATGGCGAAGAACTTCATGGACTCCGTGCCGATCTCGCTCGAGGAGGCCGCGTGGACCGACGGCGCGTCGATGATGCGCACGCTCACCCACATCGTCGTACCGCTCATGCGCCCGGGGATCGCGGTGGTGTTCATCTTCGTGTTCATCCAGGCGTGGGGGAACTTCTTCGTGCCCTTCATCCTGCTGCTGAGCCCGGACAAGCAGCCGGCGGCCGTGAGCATCTTCGCCTTCTTCGGGCAGTACGGATCCGTGGCCTACGGCCAGCTCGCGGCGTTCTCGCTCGTCTACTCGGTGCCCGTGATCGCGCTGTACGTGCTCGTCTCGCGCACGCTCGGCGGGTCGAACGCCCTCGCCGGCGCCGTGAAGGGCTGA
- a CDS encoding carbohydrate ABC transporter permease produces MATTIAPVPVGRAADGRGAAGSGPGSGGPPPVRPGRGRARALRTGARTIPLLPSIVLLALFLLGPVISSLYGSFTDASLTGYAAGGARFIGFDNYTALFADPDFPKSVLLTLAFVFFSAVVGQNVVGLGLALLMRQGNRVVRAVVGTFVIAAWVLPEIVAAFAAYAFFNDEGTLNTILGWFGIQGANWLYGLPLLSVILANVWRGSAFSMLVYSAAVQEVPPEITESAEVDGATGWQRLVFITLPVIRRSISTNLMLTTLQTLSVFTLIFVMTGGGPGTSSSTLPILAYQEAFQFSQLGFGTAIATIMLLVGAVFSVIYIRALRPEVD; encoded by the coding sequence GTGGCCACCACCATCGCCCCCGTCCCGGTCGGCCGCGCGGCCGACGGGCGGGGCGCGGCGGGCTCGGGACCCGGGTCGGGCGGGCCTCCCCCGGTCCGCCCCGGCCGGGGCCGCGCCCGCGCGCTCCGCACCGGCGCGCGCACCATCCCGCTGCTGCCCTCGATCGTCCTGCTCGCCCTGTTCCTCCTCGGCCCCGTGATCTCGAGCCTCTACGGCTCCTTCACCGACGCGTCCCTCACCGGGTACGCCGCCGGCGGCGCGCGGTTCATCGGGTTCGACAACTACACGGCGCTGTTCGCGGATCCCGACTTCCCCAAGTCCGTGCTCCTCACGCTCGCGTTCGTGTTCTTCTCCGCGGTCGTCGGGCAGAACGTCGTCGGCCTCGGCCTGGCGCTGCTCATGCGGCAGGGCAACCGCGTGGTGCGCGCGGTCGTCGGCACCTTCGTCATCGCGGCGTGGGTGCTGCCGGAGATCGTGGCCGCCTTCGCCGCGTACGCGTTCTTCAACGACGAGGGCACGCTCAACACGATCCTCGGCTGGTTCGGCATCCAGGGCGCGAACTGGCTCTACGGCCTGCCGCTGCTCTCGGTGATCCTCGCGAACGTGTGGCGCGGATCCGCCTTCTCGATGCTCGTGTACTCCGCGGCCGTGCAGGAGGTGCCGCCGGAGATCACCGAGTCGGCCGAGGTCGACGGCGCGACCGGCTGGCAGCGGCTCGTCTTCATCACGCTGCCGGTGATCCGCCGCAGCATCTCGACGAACCTCATGCTCACCACGCTGCAGACGCTCTCGGTCTTCACCCTCATCTTCGTGATGACGGGCGGCGGCCCCGGCACCAGCAGCTCGACCCTGCCGATCCTCGCCTACCAGGAGGCGTTCCAGTTCTCGCAGCTGGGCTTCGGCACCGCGATCGCCACGATCATGCTCCTCGTCGGAGCGGTGTTCAGCGTGATCTACATCAGGGCCCTGCGCCCGGAGGTGGACTGA
- a CDS encoding extracellular solute-binding protein yields the protein MTNHPPRRRTRARILQITAASVAALLLATGCSGGAGGGGDGKTLKVAYQKFGTFTQMDDHMKETAKTFEAANPGMKVEFVPIAAQNDDYFTKLALMNRSASTAPDVMYEDTFKVKSDAAAGYLLPLDEQVAEWDDWSKFYDSAKQAGVGEDGKVYGIPMGTDTRALWYNKDLFAKAGLPVPWTPKTWDDVLDAAKTIKQKLPDVIPLNVYSGKPQGEGATMQGFEMLHYGTPTGTLYDDATSKWITGSQGFEDSLGFIRDVYQGGIGPKPEEALDTNIGTIVAGQWIPQGKLAIDLDGSWLSGTWLDTGTNPWPEWSDVMGQAPMPTQDGQAPGAVSMSGGWTLAVGAKTKAPDKAFEFIADALDKDGSQSYDIAASQIAVRSDVAEDPEYVASNPTFAFFSSLVDTTHFRPATTDYSRISNAITVAMESVMTGQQSPQEAAAAYDQAVVGIVGEDGTQKAED from the coding sequence ATGACGAACCATCCGCCCCGTCGCAGGACGCGAGCCCGCATCCTCCAGATCACGGCGGCGTCCGTCGCCGCCCTCCTCCTCGCCACCGGCTGCTCGGGCGGCGCGGGCGGCGGAGGCGACGGGAAGACCCTCAAGGTCGCCTACCAGAAGTTCGGGACCTTCACCCAGATGGACGACCACATGAAGGAGACCGCGAAGACCTTCGAGGCCGCGAACCCCGGCATGAAGGTCGAGTTCGTGCCCATCGCCGCGCAGAACGACGACTACTTCACCAAGCTCGCGCTGATGAACCGGTCGGCCTCGACGGCCCCCGACGTGATGTACGAGGACACCTTCAAGGTGAAGTCCGATGCCGCCGCCGGCTATCTCCTCCCCCTCGACGAGCAGGTGGCCGAGTGGGACGACTGGTCCAAGTTCTACGACTCCGCCAAGCAGGCGGGCGTCGGCGAGGACGGCAAGGTCTACGGGATCCCCATGGGCACCGACACGCGCGCCCTCTGGTACAACAAGGACCTCTTCGCCAAGGCCGGCCTGCCCGTGCCGTGGACGCCGAAGACCTGGGACGACGTGCTCGACGCCGCGAAGACGATCAAGCAGAAGCTGCCCGACGTGATCCCGCTCAACGTCTACTCGGGGAAGCCCCAGGGCGAGGGCGCGACCATGCAGGGCTTCGAGATGCTGCACTACGGCACCCCCACCGGCACCCTCTACGACGACGCGACGAGCAAGTGGATCACGGGCTCGCAGGGCTTCGAGGACTCGCTCGGCTTCATCCGCGACGTCTACCAGGGCGGCATCGGCCCGAAGCCCGAGGAGGCGCTCGACACCAACATCGGCACCATCGTCGCCGGCCAGTGGATCCCGCAGGGCAAGCTCGCCATCGACCTCGACGGCTCGTGGCTGAGCGGCACCTGGCTCGACACGGGCACGAACCCGTGGCCCGAGTGGAGCGACGTGATGGGCCAGGCGCCCATGCCCACGCAGGACGGCCAGGCCCCCGGCGCCGTCAGCATGTCGGGCGGCTGGACCCTCGCGGTCGGCGCGAAGACGAAGGCCCCCGACAAGGCGTTCGAGTTCATCGCCGACGCGCTCGACAAGGACGGCTCGCAGTCGTACGACATCGCGGCCAGCCAGATCGCGGTCCGCAGCGACGTGGCCGAGGACCCGGAGTACGTCGCCTCCAACCCGACGTTCGCGTTCTTCTCCTCCCTCGTCGACACGACGCACTTCCGCCCCGCGACGACCGACTACAGCCGCATCTCCAATGCGATCACGGTGGCGATGGAGTCGGTGATGACCGGCCAGCAGTCCCCGCAGGAGGCCGCGGCCGCGTACGACCAGGCCGTCGTCGGCATCGTCGGCGAGGACGGGACGCAGAAGGCCGAGGACTGA
- a CDS encoding ROK family transcriptional regulator produces the protein MRRGTNLPAIGGYNRTVVLDAVRRAAEGASRSEIAERTGLSAQTVTNVTRRLIDEGLVREGGTVIRGPGKPRTLLHLVPDGRFAVGVHVDPAVITSVLLDLEGTVIRHVSSPTPSASRPDEVVALVARLVDGLIADAGVDRQAVLGVGLAAPGPIDVGAGLVLDPPMLPRWRHVPLRSALSTATGLPVLLEKDVTAAAVAELWFGPGDRRHLAFVYYGTGFGTGLVLGGEPVRGASSNAGDSGHIMVAARGRRCTCGRVGCVGELITPHALVRQAVEGGVLRAGDVSDAALAESAASGDAVDMRLIGEAFHALAARADAEDGPARRIVEAAARHLARAIVIQVNLLDLDEVVCGGPFWHPIARLVLATLPEEVRRSPALIAKHPVRVVESAVGEDVAAVGAACLVLDNAFSPRPSAMLIRG, from the coding sequence ATGCGACGCGGCACGAACCTCCCCGCCATCGGCGGCTACAACCGCACGGTGGTGCTCGACGCGGTGCGCCGTGCGGCCGAGGGGGCCAGCCGCTCCGAGATCGCCGAGCGCACGGGCCTCAGCGCGCAGACCGTCACCAACGTGACGCGCCGCCTCATCGACGAGGGTCTCGTGCGCGAGGGCGGCACCGTGATCCGCGGACCCGGCAAGCCGCGCACCCTCCTGCACCTCGTGCCCGACGGGCGCTTCGCGGTGGGCGTGCACGTGGATCCCGCGGTCATCACGTCCGTGCTGCTCGACCTCGAGGGCACGGTCATCCGCCACGTCAGCAGCCCCACACCCTCCGCATCCCGCCCCGACGAGGTGGTCGCGCTCGTGGCGCGGCTCGTCGACGGCCTCATCGCCGACGCGGGGGTCGACCGCCAGGCCGTGCTCGGCGTGGGCCTCGCCGCCCCGGGGCCCATCGACGTGGGCGCGGGCCTGGTGCTGGATCCGCCGATGCTGCCCCGCTGGCGCCACGTCCCGCTGCGCTCGGCCCTCAGCACCGCGACCGGGCTGCCGGTGCTCCTGGAGAAGGACGTGACCGCGGCCGCCGTCGCGGAGCTGTGGTTCGGGCCCGGGGATCGCCGCCACCTCGCGTTCGTCTACTACGGCACGGGGTTCGGCACCGGCCTGGTGCTCGGCGGCGAGCCGGTGCGCGGTGCGAGCTCGAACGCCGGGGACTCCGGCCACATCATGGTCGCCGCGCGCGGCCGGCGCTGCACGTGCGGGCGGGTCGGCTGCGTGGGCGAGCTCATCACCCCGCACGCGCTCGTGCGCCAGGCCGTCGAGGGAGGCGTGCTCCGGGCCGGCGACGTGTCCGACGCGGCCCTCGCGGAGTCCGCGGCGAGCGGCGACGCGGTCGACATGCGCCTGATCGGCGAGGCCTTCCATGCGCTCGCGGCCCGCGCGGACGCGGAGGACGGGCCCGCCCGCCGGATCGTGGAGGCCGCGGCCCGGCACCTCGCGCGCGCCATCGTCATCCAGGTGAACCTGCTCGACCTCGACGAGGTCGTCTGCGGCGGCCCGTTCTGGCACCCGATCGCGCGCCTCGTGCTCGCGACGCTGCCGGAGGAGGTGCGGCGCTCCCCCGCGCTCATCGCCAAGCACCCCGTGCGGGTGGTCGAGTCCGCCGTGGGCGAGGACGTGGCCGCCGTCGGCGCCGCGTGCCTCGTGCTCGACAACGCGTTCTCGCCGCGCCCGTCGGCGATGCTCATCCGCGGCTGA
- a CDS encoding iron-containing redox enzyme family protein, protein MTDLFATAHEAARTLPSPLPAARGPLSASLLADLAGGSASPSAPGSAAAVGTAADARAVAPAPDLAALAAEALAATDDVVRDDDVQLALFCLYELHHAGLEGVDEDREWDPRLIAVRGILERAFEAALRERVDVPERPEPTSAGVAAWLFALTSAESGPSLSRVVARKASVEQLREFLVQRSIYTLGEADPHSWAIPRLRGRAKAALVEIQADEYGGGRPERVHATIFGATLRGVGLDDRYGAYLDDVPAITLASSNAMSLFSLHRRLRGAIVGHLAAFEMTSSVPSRLYASGIRRLGFGDDVAWYYDEHVEADAVHEQIAAHDLAGGLVESEPELLDDVLFGAAACLEVEGWVGAHVLASWQAGRSSLREGSTAAVVAA, encoded by the coding sequence ATGACCGATCTGTTCGCGACCGCCCACGAAGCGGCTCGCACCCTCCCGTCGCCCCTCCCCGCCGCGCGCGGCCCGCTCAGCGCGTCGCTCCTCGCCGACCTCGCCGGGGGATCCGCCTCGCCGTCCGCGCCCGGATCCGCCGCCGCCGTCGGCACCGCCGCCGACGCGCGCGCCGTCGCCCCAGCTCCCGACCTCGCCGCGCTCGCCGCCGAGGCGCTCGCCGCGACGGACGACGTGGTCCGGGACGACGACGTCCAGCTGGCCCTGTTCTGCCTCTACGAGCTGCACCACGCCGGCCTCGAGGGCGTCGACGAGGACCGCGAGTGGGACCCGCGGCTCATCGCCGTGCGGGGGATCCTCGAGCGCGCGTTCGAGGCCGCCCTGCGCGAGCGCGTCGACGTGCCCGAGCGCCCGGAGCCGACGTCGGCGGGCGTCGCCGCCTGGCTCTTCGCGCTCACCTCGGCCGAATCCGGCCCGTCGCTCTCGCGCGTCGTCGCGCGGAAGGCGAGCGTCGAGCAGCTCCGGGAGTTCCTCGTGCAGCGGTCGATCTACACGCTCGGCGAGGCGGATCCGCACTCCTGGGCGATCCCGCGCCTCCGCGGTCGCGCGAAGGCGGCGCTCGTGGAGATCCAGGCCGACGAGTACGGCGGCGGCCGGCCCGAGCGCGTGCACGCGACCATCTTCGGCGCGACCCTCCGCGGCGTCGGCCTCGACGACCGCTACGGCGCGTACCTCGACGACGTGCCCGCGATCACGCTCGCGTCCTCGAACGCCATGTCGCTGTTCAGCCTGCACCGCCGCCTCCGCGGCGCGATCGTCGGCCACCTCGCCGCGTTCGAGATGACCTCGAGCGTGCCCAGCCGCCTCTACGCCAGCGGGATCCGCCGACTGGGGTTCGGCGACGACGTCGCCTGGTACTACGACGAGCACGTCGAGGCCGACGCCGTCCACGAGCAGATCGCCGCGCACGACCTCGCGGGCGGGCTCGTGGAGTCGGAGCCCGAGCTGCTCGACGACGTCCTGTTCGGCGCGGCCGCGTGCCTCGAGGTCGAGGGGTGGGTCGGCGCGCACGTGCTCGCCAGCTGGCAGGCGGGCCGGTCGTCGCTCCGCGAGGGCTCGACGGCCGCCGTCGTCGCCGCGTGA
- a CDS encoding CDGSH iron-sulfur domain-containing protein, with protein sequence MSAPSADDAPASGQAPARSTAPEPARIIAYPDGPLLVRGDFEIVDPEGRPVPRSRSTVALCRCGVSSIKPYCDGTHRLVGFRTDPPAPAAD encoded by the coding sequence GTGAGCGCGCCGTCCGCGGACGACGCCCCCGCGTCGGGCCAGGCGCCCGCCCGGTCGACGGCACCGGAGCCGGCGCGGATCATCGCGTACCCGGACGGGCCGCTCCTCGTCCGCGGCGACTTCGAGATCGTCGACCCCGAGGGCCGCCCGGTCCCGCGGTCACGGAGCACCGTCGCGCTCTGCCGCTGCGGCGTCTCGTCGATCAAGCCCTACTGCGACGGCACGCACCGGCTGGTCGGCTTCCGCACGGATCCGCCTGCGCCCGCCGCCGACTAG